Genomic DNA from Oncorhynchus keta strain PuntledgeMale-10-30-2019 unplaced genomic scaffold, Oket_V2 Un_contig_17214_pilon_pilon, whole genome shotgun sequence:
CATTTAGTTTAGGATAAACATTCCCTGTTCCCTCAACCCTTTGCTCTCTTTATGTGAGACGTATGCGCGTGACCAACAGGGCCCGACCTAAAGCATATCATAATCACATTCCCTGTTCCCTCAACCCTTTGCTCTCTTTATGTGAGACGTATGCGCGTGACCAACAGGGCCCGACCTAAAGCATATCATAATCACATTCCCTGTTCCCTCAACCCTTTGCTCTCTTTATGTGAGACGTATGCGCGTGACCAACAGGGCCCGACCTAAAGCATATCATAATCACAAAAGGGAAGTTGGTTTATAACTAAAATCCCCCATTTAGTTTAGGATAAACATTCCCTGTTCTCTCAACCCTTTGCTCTCTTTATGTGAGACGTATGCGCGTGACCAACAGGGCCCGACCTAAAGCATATCATAATCACAAAAGGGAACTAGGTTTATAACTAAAATCCCCCATTTAGTTTAGGATAAACATTCCCTGTTCCCTCAACCCTTTGCTCTCTTTATGTGAGACGTATGCGTGTGACCAACAGGGCCCGACCTAAAGCATATCATAATCACAAAAGGGAAGTTGGTTTATAACTAACCTCCAAAAACCATAACCGTAGAAAATGGATGCAGAGGACttttactggttgctcaggaggtAAAGGGGAAGTCAGATGTGTGGAATAAATGTGACTAGTTGTTTGTAAATactggagatcaagaaaaagAAGGTAACGAGCAAGAGCTGCGTGTCTATTATGTCATGCCAGAAGGTGCTGTATAGAtataaccgttactcatccattcacaataaccgttactcatccattcacaataaccgttactcatccattcacaataaccgttactcatccattcacaataaccgttactcatccattcacaataaccgttactcatccaatcacaataACCGTTATTCATCCAATCACAATAActgttactcatccaatcacaataaccgttactcatccaatcacaataACCGTTACTCTCTAgcgggaaaccttcactctttcgcagacatttaaaaatgaaacatGACCATTTGAAATGTGAGTGTGCAcagaccctggtgctagagggggtacacagctggtacgcagctggaggttgaatgtttgaaggtgtacgggactataaaaagtttgggaaccactgtctTCGACTGATGGGACTGTACCATCCACACCATTTGTCCACTCAGACAGGTGTGAATCAGAGTCTTGTACACCATGatacaatgcattcagaaagtattcagacccctgatttttttccacattttgttatgttacagcctcattctaaaatggattaaatactcccccaatttattaaaaataaaacataccttatttacttaagtattcagaccttttcctATGAGACTCGATATTGAGCCCAAGTGCATCCTGATTCCATTGATCATGCTTGATTGTTGTCCACCtgaggtaaattcaattgattgattgattggacatgatttggaaaagcacacacctgtctatatacggtcccagagtggacagtgcatgtcagagcaaaaacctagccatgaggttgaaggaattgtccgtagagctcagagacaggattgtgtcgaggcacagatctggggaagggtaccaaaacatttctgcactaTTTGAAGGTTcccgagaacacagtggcctccatcatccttaaatggaagaagattggaaccaccaagactcttcctagagctggccccccggccaggtgaccaagaacccgatgggcactctgacagacctccagagttccactgtggagatggttgtccttctggagagTTCTCCCatgtctgcagcactctaccaatcaagCCTTTccagtagagtggccagatgaaagccactcctcagtaaaaggcacatgacagcccgcttggagttttccaaaaggcacctaaaggactctgaccaaaccagattgtctggtctgatgaaaccaacatttaaactatttgtcctgaatgccaagcgtcatgtcggGAGGAAACTAgccaccgctcatcacctggccagtACCATCCCTACAGGGAAgcgtggtgacagcatcatgctgtgggtatttTTTTTCAGTGGAATTATATCAAAATAATGGTGGCAACTTCCTCTGGAGGGGTCCTTTTTTAACTTAAAACCACCTCTTCCGAGCAAACATATCTATCTAGTGTGCCTGAAGTCGGATTAAATCATTTTCCATCATTTAACTCGCTTAgatgatacatttttgtcttttCCAGAGCTATACCACGATCAAAGGTTTGAAAGTCTCACGCTGAACTCTTTCGGTCTCCTCTTTTTTTTTTAGATCTACCCAACTTACCATGTCTGGTTCTGGATGGGGTGTTCCAGCCCAGAGAAGCTCACAGCGGGCTCCAGAGGTGCTATTAGTGAAGCTGGGGGACTGCAATCAAACAGTGGAATTCAATGTGATtgtcaaagaggaggaggaggagagagaaatcaatgagggggaggaggaagagcgaGAGGATGACAGGGACTCTGTTGACCCAGGTAAATTCAGGCTAACATCCTCTTTGGTTCAGAGAGGTAAACTACAAAGCAATGAGTTGGTCAGCTAACTTTGATAAACAACTCAAAATAGCTATTGGTTTTCTGGTTCATTAAGAAATGTAAACTTAGGTTTTTGGTTGTTGAGTTAATTAGACCATGACAATGTCTatcatatctttaaaaaaaaatatatttatgaaTATTTAGGCAATTTAGTTGGTTAACTCATTGATTCTGCtttttgtagtatacccctcaggcTTCTGTATGTGTAAGAGGGAAGGCGAGTGTCAAATCAAAAATGTCTACAGACCAATGTGCAATGCATTGTAATTCGACAATTGTATTATCTATGTGTGATGCAACAAGCCCATTGCAAAGTATTTATTTCAATACTCTGTTAATTGTAATGACTGAATCCTGCATTATTAAACTTAAATACTTtgttcctctgtctgtttctTACCCTAAATCTGTTCATATTCTTACAGGAGAGATCCCCAACTCAGACTCAGTCAACGAGCCCAGTTCCACAGCATCAAGACTGCCTGGTTGTGGGAGTTACCCCTGTCCTCAATGTGGAAAGTGTTTCAGTTCCTCAACTCATCTAAAGAATCATCAAAGagtacacactggagagaaaccttttGACTGCTCGgcatgtgggaagagtttcagtGGGAAAGTAAACCTTAAGAGACATGAGAGAGTACATagtggagagaagccttaccacggCACCACGTGTCGGAAGAGCTTCAATCACTCAGGAAGCCTTAAGGAACACCAGCGATTACATACATGGAAGAAACCTTACCACTGCTCTCTTTGTGGGAAGTGTTTCAATCGAGCAGGAGACCTGAAAACTCATAAGAAATCACACAGTGGAAAGAAGCCTACCTGTACTTTCAATGTGATTgtcaaggaggaggaggatgatgaggagaAGGAAATCGATAAGGAAAAGAGGGAAGAGCAGGAACCTAGTGGTGTAGTTGACCCAGATACATCAAGACTATCTGGTCGTGGTCGTTACCCCTGtcctcaatgtgggaagagtttcagtTCCTCAGGTAAGCTAAAGAATCATCAGAGTGTACACACTCGAGAGAAACCATTCCACAGTGCCacatgtgggaagagtttcagtGTAAAAGTCAACCTCACGAGGCATGAGATTGTACATAGTGGAGAGAAGCCGTACCACTGCACCAAATGTGGGAAGAGCTTCATTCATTCTGGAAGCCTTACACATAGAGTAcctacaggggagaagccttaccactgctctctGTGTGGGGAGGGATTCACTCAGCTAAGAAGTCTTAAAAGTCATGAGAGAACATCCATTGGAGGGAAGCCTGCCTGTGCTTTTAATGTAATTGTccaagaggaggagggagaaaagaaAGAAGTTGAGGACAATAGCGGTGTAGTAGACAGTGCATGTCGGAACAAAAAACAAggcacgaggtcgaaggaattgtccgtagagctccgagacaggattgtgtcgaggcacagatctggggaagggtaccaaaagatttctgcagcattggaggtccccaagaacacagtggcctccatcattattaaatggaagaagtttggaaccaccaagactcttcctagacctggccgcccgaccaaactgagcaatttggggagaagggccttggtcagggaggttaccaagaacccgatggtcactctgacaaagctccagagttcctctgtggagatggttgtccttctgggaggttctcccatctctgcagcactctaccaatcaggcctttatgggagagtggccagacggaagccactcctcagtaaaaggaacatgacagcccgcttggagtttgccaaaaggcacctaaaggactctcagaccatgagaaacaagattctctggtctggtgaaaacaagattgaactctttggcctgaatgccaagcgtcacatcacCATCcccatggtgaagcatggtggtggcagcatcatgctgtggggatgtttttcagctgccgggactgggagactagtcaggatcgagggagagatgaacggagaaaaatacagagagatccttgatgaaaacctgctccagagtgctcaggaccttagactgggtcaaaggttcaccttccaacaggacaacgaccctaagcacacagcaaagacaacccaggagtggcttcgtgacaagtctctgaatgtccttgagtggcccagccagagcccggacttgaacccgatcgaaaatctctggagagacctgaaaatagctgtgcagcgacgctccccatccaacctgacagagcttgagaggatctgcagagaagaatgggagaaattccccaaatacaggtgtgccaagcttgtagcgtcatacccaagaggacttgaggctgtaatcgctgccaaaggtgcttcaacaaagtactgagtaaagggtctgaatacttatgtaaatgtgttaatttaaataaatttgctaaaatttctaaaaccctgtttttgctttgtcattatgggatataaAAGTGACGATAAACtatttttaaaatccatttttagaataagacaaatgtaacaaaaatgtgtaaaaagtgaaggggtctgaatcctttccgAATGGGCTGTAATATGAACGCAGCTTCATTAAAGCAGTtagatgcagtttatcatagCGCAATGCTCTTTATTACGGGAGACAGTTTTAGAACTCACCACTGTATTCTCTATCAgtaagttggttggccctctgtgatgtcaccactgcattctctaccaacaagttggttggccctctgtgatgtcatcactgcattctctaccaacaagttggttggccctctgtgatgtcatcactgcattctctaccagcaagttggttggccctctgtgatgtcatcactgtaTTCTCTACCAgtaagttggttggccctctgtgatgtcaccactgcattctctaccagatGTTTGtttggccctctgtgatgtcaccACTGCATTCTCTACCAACAAGTTGGTTGATCCTCTGTGATGTCAccactgcattctctaccagatGTTTGTTTGGCCCTCTGTTACGTAGGTAAATAAATTACTATGTtttcatttataaagcccttttac
This window encodes:
- the LOC127919605 gene encoding zinc finger protein 484-like isoform X2, whose protein sequence is MSGSGWGVPAQRSSQRAPEVLLVKLGDCNQTVEFNVIVKEEEEEREINEGEEEEREDDRDSVDPGEIPNSDSVNEPSSTASRLPGCGSYPCPQCGKCFSSSTHLKNHQRVHTGEKPFDCSACGKSFSGKVNLKRHERVHSGEKPYHGTTCRKSFNHSGSLKEHQRLHTWKKPYHCSLCGKCFNRAGDLKTHKKSHSGKKPTCTFNVIVKEEEDDEEKEIDKEKREEQEPSGVVDPDTSRLSGRGRYPCPQCGKSFSSSGKLKNHQSVHTREKPFHSATCGKSFSVKVNLTRHEIVHSGEKPYHCTKCGKSFIHSGSLTHRVPTGEKPYHCSLCGEGFTQLRSLKSHERTSIGGKPACAFNVIVQEEEGEKKEVEDNSGVVDSACRNKKQGTRSKELSVELRDRIVSRHRSGEGYQKISAALEVPKNTVASIIIKWKKFGTTKTLPRPGRPTKLSNLGRRALVREVTKNPMVTLTKLQSSSVEMVVLLGGSPISAALYQSGLYGRVARRKPLLSKRNMTARLEFAKRHLKDSQTMRNKILWSGENKIELFGLNAKRHITIPMVKHGGGSIMLWGCFSAAGTGRLVRIEGEMNGEKYREILDENLLQSAQDLRLGQRFTFQQDNDPKHTAKTTQEWLRDKSLNVLEWPSQSPDLNPIENLWRDLKIAVQRRSPSNLTELERICREEWEKFPKYRCAKLVASYPRGLEAVIAAKGASTKY
- the LOC127919605 gene encoding RE1-silencing transcription factor-like isoform X1 translates to MLSVEKDFIQALRSTQLTMSGSGWGVPAQRSSQRAPEVLLVKLGDCNQTVEFNVIVKEEEEEREINEGEEEEREDDRDSVDPGEIPNSDSVNEPSSTASRLPGCGSYPCPQCGKCFSSSTHLKNHQRVHTGEKPFDCSACGKSFSGKVNLKRHERVHSGEKPYHGTTCRKSFNHSGSLKEHQRLHTWKKPYHCSLCGKCFNRAGDLKTHKKSHSGKKPTCTFNVIVKEEEDDEEKEIDKEKREEQEPSGVVDPDTSRLSGRGRYPCPQCGKSFSSSGKLKNHQSVHTREKPFHSATCGKSFSVKVNLTRHEIVHSGEKPYHCTKCGKSFIHSGSLTHRVPTGEKPYHCSLCGEGFTQLRSLKSHERTSIGGKPACAFNVIVQEEEGEKKEVEDNSGVVDSACRNKKQGTRSKELSVELRDRIVSRHRSGEGYQKISAALEVPKNTVASIIIKWKKFGTTKTLPRPGRPTKLSNLGRRALVREVTKNPMVTLTKLQSSSVEMVVLLGGSPISAALYQSGLYGRVARRKPLLSKRNMTARLEFAKRHLKDSQTMRNKILWSGENKIELFGLNAKRHITIPMVKHGGGSIMLWGCFSAAGTGRLVRIEGEMNGEKYREILDENLLQSAQDLRLGQRFTFQQDNDPKHTAKTTQEWLRDKSLNVLEWPSQSPDLNPIENLWRDLKIAVQRRSPSNLTELERICREEWEKFPKYRCAKLVASYPRGLEAVIAAKGASTKY